From Nematostella vectensis chromosome 14, jaNemVect1.1, whole genome shotgun sequence, a single genomic window includes:
- the LOC5513772 gene encoding thiol S-methyltransferase METTL7B, producing the protein MTSIYSIYYFIGILIALVVSLRLLKLLVVRFFTSDYYKSLFAARMQMFSELHKSGQTKSSKMRSELISVLNMKIAELGGDVVEIGAGPGNNTKFLQLPEGSFLIVVDYNPHMEKIFRKNMETDNPNLHLKEFLVQSADDMSEIPDGSVSAVLATHLLCSLDDQQTRKVLKEIMRVLRPGGCYFFLEHVIDKPGTMRRAVQCMLGSVTGIWQLVADGCNPDKDTCQEIHQAGFGSVTLKNSLTEQFYLWNDPIYTITSYVTRPKLWGHAVKHSIKRCTEKDKLAKLFESMAQA; encoded by the exons ATGACTTCCATCTACTCGATCTACTACTTTATAGGGATCCTAATCGCCCTTGTTGTATCGTTAAGATTGTTGAAACTGCTTGTGGTGCGGTTTTTCACATCGGATTACTACAAATCGCTTTTTGCGGCGCGAATGCAAATGTTTAGCGAGCTGCACAAAAGTGGACAGACTAAATCAAGCAAGATGCGATCAGAACTTATCTCCGTTCTAAACATGAAGATCGCAGAGCTTGGAGGAGATGTCGTTGAGATAGGAGCCGGACCTGGAAACAACACAAAGTTTTTACAATTACCAGAAGGAAGCTTTTTGATCGTGGTAGACTACAATCCACACATGGAAAAAATCTTTCGAAAGAATATGGAGACTGATAACCCTAATCTACATTTGAAGGAATTTCTTGTCCAAAGCGCGGATGATATGAGTGAAATACCGGACGGCAGTGTGTCTGCTGTCCTAGCCACACATCTATTATGCTCACTTGATGATCAACAGACAAGAAAAGTGTTGAAAGAGATTATGAGGGTGTTAAGGCCG ggTGGATGTTATTTCTTTCTTGAGCATGTGATAG ATAAGCCTGGCACCATGCGCAGAGCTGTGCAGTGCATGCTGGGTAGTGTGACAGGGATCTGGCAATTGGTTGCAGATGGTTGTAATCCTGACAAAGATACATGTCAGGAAATCCATCAGGCTGGCTTTGGATCAGTTACCTTGAAAAACAGTCTAACGGAACAGTTTTACTTATGGAATGACCCTATATATACCATTACTTCTTATGTGACCAGACCAAAACTATGGGGGCATGCAGTTAAACATAGCATCAAAAGGTGTACAGAAAAGGACAAGTTAGCAAAATTGTTTGAATCAATGGCTCAAGCCTAG
- the LOC5513775 gene encoding probable ATP-dependent RNA helicase DDX10 isoform X2 — translation MDGLGALVISPTRELAYQTFEVLVKIGNKHDLSAGLIIGGKDLKNEQKRIMKTNIVVCTPGRLLQHMDETPNFDCTSLQILVLDEADRILDMGFAPTLNAIIENLPSERQTLLYSATQTRSVKDLARLSLQEPTYISAHEKSDTSTPNRLTQSYVVCELPDKLNFLFSFIRNHLKSKILVFVSSCKQVKFIYEGFRRLRPGIPLMALYGKQKQLKRVAIYDEFCKKTQCVLFATDIAARGLDFPAVNWVIQLDCPEDANTYIHRAGRTARYQKDGQSLLVLLPSEEQEMIKALKDKKVPINEIKVNPKKMSSIQSKLESFLAQDQELKHWAQKSIISYVRSVFLQSNKKIFDTTKLPIKEFSVSLGLSNAPRIRFLQKAEKRFGGKQTSEPTMGDVDIGDSSDEEEPRDKSQDHPPYTVRESNEPDFTGIEDTVDQDGDADMLFVKRRNVEVEPLDFELDQTKEKKKTKKEKMPTKVSHAKKLVNKKLKLNSKITFNDDGKPESVEDGPEARSEPGAAEEPALEPVPLGAEHGQEVGGISVEESRKLLSLEDKKDRHMERERIRSQHTKKRLKEKRKRKEQKGETVAMLETGGDELSDEQAEDYIGQRPTKKRKAQTELTVPYEEDDQNASLVEDEELALHLLNGT, via the exons ATGGATGGCTTGGGTGCCTTGGTAATATCACCCACAAGAGAACTG GCATACCAGACATTTGAAGTCTTGGTGAAAATTGGAAACAAGCATGATTTGTCTGCTGGGCTGATAATTGGAGGAAAG GATTTGAAAAATGAACAGAAGAGaataatgaaaacaaatattgttgTGTGTACACCTGGTAGACTGCTTCAGCATATGGATGAGACACCAAATTTTGACTGTACCTCATTACAAATACTTG TTCTAGACGAGGCTGATCGTATACTTGATATGGGATTTGCTCCAACCCTCAATGCCATTATAGAGAACTTGCCATCTGAGAGGCAGACTTTACTATACTCAGCTACACAGACGAG atcAGTGAAAGACTTGGCCAGGCTTAGTTTGCAG GAACCAACCTATATATCGGCACATGAGAAGTCAGATACAAGTACCCCGAATCGGCTCACACAG agCTATGTTGTGTGTGAGCTTCCTGACAAGCTCAACTTTCTATTCTCCTTTATTCGAAATCATTTGAAATCCAAAATACTGGTGTTTGTGTCAAGCTGCAAACAG GTCAAATTCATATATGAGGGTTTTCGGCGTCTGCGACCTGGAATTCCCCTGATGGCTCTCTATGGCAAGCAGAAACAGCTTAAGAGAGTTGCAATTTATGATGAGTTTTGTAAGAAAACCCAGTGTGTGCTCTTTGCAACAGACATTGCAGCAAGAGGATTAG ATTTCCCAGCAGTCAATTGGGTCATACAACTGGACTGTCCAGAGGATGCAAACACTTATATCCACAGAGCGGGCAGAACTGCtag GTACCAGAAGGATGGGCAATCTCTTCTAGTGCTTTTACCCTCAGAAGAACAAGAGATGATCAAG GCTCTCAAAGATAAGAAAGTTCCCATCAATGAAATAAA AGTAAACCCAAAGAAGATGAGCAGTATTCAGAGCAAACTGGAATCGTTTCTTGCTCAGGACCAAGAACTCAAACATTGGGCTCAGAAG AGCATCATATCGTATGTCCGATCTGTCTTCTTGCAATCCAACAAAAAGATATTTGACACAACCAAGCTCCCTATCAAAGAATTCTCTGT ATCTCTTGGTCTTTCAAATGCGCCAAGGATAAGATTCTTGCAG AAAGCAGAAAAGAGATTTGGTGGCAAACAAACCTCTGAGCCTACCATGGGTGATGTCGACATTGGAGACAGTAGTGATGAGGAGGAGCCTAGGGACAAGTCACAGGACCACCCTCCTTATACCGTCAGAGAAAGCAATGAGCCTGACTTTACTGGGATAGAGGACACTGTCGACCAGGACGGTGATGCTGATATGTTGTTTGTGAAAAGGAGGAATGTGGAAGTTGAACCCTTAGACTTTGAGCTAGATCAGACTAAG gaaaagaagaaaacaaagaaagagaAGATGCCGACTAAAGTCTCTCATGCCAAGAAGCTGGTCAACAAGAAGCTGAAGTTGAACTCAAAAATCACCTTTAATGATGATGGCAAG CCGGAAAGTGTGGAAGATGGCCCAGAGGCACGAAGTGAACCTGGAGCCGCAGAAGAACCTGCTCTAGAGCCTGTGCCTCTTGGTGCTGAGCACGGACAGGAAGTCGGTGGCATCTCAGTGGAGGAGTCCCGCAAGCTTCTATCTTTAGAGGACAAAAAGGATCGCCACATGGAGCGTGAGAGGATACGATCACAGCACACAAAAAAGCGCCTAAAGGAGAAGAGAAAACGCAAGGAACAAAAG GGGGAGACTGTTGCCATGCTAGAGACAGGTGGGGATGAACTCAGTGATGAGCAAGCAGAGGACTATATAGGTCAAAG ACCAACCAAAAAACGTAAAGCACAAACTGAACTCACAGTACCTTATGAAGAGGATGACCAGAATGCTTCCCTAGTAGAGGACGAAGAATTAGCTCTACACTTGCTGAATGGGACATGA